Proteins from a genomic interval of Polaribacter sp. Q13:
- a CDS encoding response regulator, whose protein sequence is MKQTILIIEDNEQNMYMLSFLLTQNNYTIIKAYNGLDGLKFAHENNPEVILIDIQLPDMDGYEICTKLRYNGLPVNTTIIAVTSYAMGGDREKAMEAGADGYLEKPIDPETFVSQMESIIKAKEK, encoded by the coding sequence ATGAAACAAACTATTTTAATTATTGAAGATAACGAGCAGAACATGTATATGTTATCTTTTTTGCTTACTCAAAATAATTATACTATAATTAAAGCATATAATGGATTAGATGGCCTAAAGTTTGCACACGAAAATAATCCTGAAGTTATTTTAATAGATATTCAACTTCCAGATATGGATGGTTATGAAATATGTACTAAACTAAGATATAACGGCCTTCCTGTAAATACAACCATCATAGCGGTTACATCTTATGCAATGGGTGGCGATAGAGAAAAAGCAATGGAGGCAGGAGCAGATGGCTATTTAGAAAAACCCATAGATCCGGAAACCTTTGTAAGTCAAATGGAAAGCATTATTAAGGCAAAAGAAAAATGA
- a CDS encoding sigma 54-interacting transcriptional regulator, whose protein sequence is MNKKTILIVDDTFENLYLLKVILKEEGYNVLEATNGSEGLEKLHQNSNVDLIISDILMPIMDGYLFCKACQKEKLFANIPFVFYTSTYTERSDEELGLKLGAAQFLRKPIDHDELLLTINHIFNNKEEQEARVKKGQISENEVLKLYSERLINKLEQKSLDLGNEVLEREKAQKLLIHKNEILDLISVNTPLNEIFDQLLLNFQSIYPDYIGSISLLDEDGIHLNLESAPSLPISYSLAIKRLLIGKRTGSCGTAAFTKKPVIVADISTDKLWVDYKDLASKHHLKSCWSIPIFSKDKKVLGTFAIYSKYIKTPSLEDIHELNFAVNLVYIAIEKSLIVAEIKKKDESYIALIDQASDAIISYSLDGEIHLFNKATYINLGYTKSEFLKLKIQDLIAGDFIHKEKNNNKLLLGEAVIFARKFKRKDRSLLEVEVSAKLQKDGKILAIARDVTKRKEAERKLKESEYYLRQSQTVANIGSYVLDLNTGTWEGSAVLNNIFGIPETYVKTIESWGHLIHPDEKDEMLNYFKKGIGSNVRFNKEYRLLKPNTKEEIWVHGIGEWIFDKDGNAIKLIGTMQDITERRKAETDLKLAKEFNDKLVMSMQEGLLILDMSGNIIKVNDSLCKLLGYSKKELIGLELPYPFAKAEDFVKIQEIKAKVAKDKAPSFQLEFVKKNGTPFLASFLSGTIKNDNGDVIAIFATIKDISEEEKAKKVLEDNAQKSLERKNVIIELASLVGTDYKEALNKITALSAKTLNVERGSIFKFNKEKTEIICEKLYTRKSDDFESGQVLSGIGNERFFDTLIKNTIVAASHALTHELSVGFITDYLIPLNIKSKLSIPIQGIDEVYGILCFEEVGNTHLWTTDEEEFATSIANLVSLMIQSAERKLAEKASILANNQLTIANKELHRLRNQLEQENVYLRNELDLVFNYEEMVYGSTEFSTVLTEVEKVAPTNATVLLLGESGTGKELLARAVHNTSLRNNKPLIKVNCSAIPRELIESELFGHKKGSFTGAISDKIGKFELADKGTLFLDEIGELPLDMQPKILRFLQEGEIEVVGGTTGLKKLDVRVIAATNRNLKDAIEKKEFREDLYFRLNVFPIEVPPLRGRKDDIPLLVEHFVDKFNKAYGKSIKYITDDAMSQLKAYKWPGNIRELENLIERASILSNTDTLVIPGFESSTQKAKPINNKDLSLDAVQRNHIIQVLEQCKWKISGPHGAAVVLNLKASTLRDRMTKLNIKKIK, encoded by the coding sequence ATGAATAAAAAAACTATTTTAATAGTAGATGATACTTTTGAAAACCTTTACCTGCTAAAAGTGATCCTTAAAGAAGAAGGTTATAACGTACTTGAAGCAACTAATGGTAGTGAAGGATTAGAAAAACTGCACCAAAATAGTAATGTAGATCTTATTATTTCAGATATTTTAATGCCTATTATGGATGGGTACTTGTTTTGTAAGGCATGCCAAAAAGAAAAGTTGTTTGCAAATATTCCGTTTGTTTTTTATACCTCAACCTACACAGAACGTTCGGATGAAGAATTGGGCTTAAAATTAGGGGCTGCGCAATTTTTAAGAAAACCAATTGACCACGACGAATTACTTTTAACCATAAACCATATTTTTAATAATAAAGAAGAGCAAGAAGCGCGAGTAAAAAAGGGGCAAATTTCTGAAAATGAGGTTTTAAAACTCTATAGTGAGCGACTCATTAATAAGTTAGAGCAAAAAAGTTTAGATCTCGGTAATGAAGTTCTAGAAAGAGAAAAGGCACAGAAATTATTAATACATAAAAATGAAATTTTAGATTTAATTTCGGTAAACACACCTTTAAACGAAATATTTGATCAATTACTTTTAAATTTTCAATCAATATACCCAGATTATATTGGCTCTATTAGTTTGTTAGATGAAGATGGTATACATCTTAATCTAGAGTCTGCACCTTCCCTACCGATCTCTTATAGTTTAGCTATAAAAAGGCTTTTAATTGGTAAACGTACTGGTTCTTGTGGTACTGCTGCATTTACTAAAAAACCAGTTATTGTTGCAGACATAAGTACAGATAAGTTATGGGTAGATTATAAAGACCTTGCATCAAAACACCATTTAAAGTCTTGTTGGTCTATTCCAATATTTTCAAAAGACAAAAAAGTGTTAGGTACTTTTGCTATTTATAGTAAGTATATAAAGACTCCGTCTTTAGAAGATATTCACGAACTTAATTTTGCGGTAAATTTAGTATACATAGCCATTGAAAAATCTTTAATTGTAGCAGAAATAAAAAAGAAAGATGAGTCTTATATCGCATTAATAGATCAAGCTAGTGATGCTATTATATCCTATTCTTTAGATGGAGAAATACACCTCTTCAATAAAGCAACTTATATAAATTTAGGATATACCAAAAGTGAGTTTTTAAAATTAAAAATTCAAGATTTAATTGCTGGAGATTTCATACATAAAGAAAAGAATAACAATAAGTTACTCTTAGGTGAGGCTGTAATTTTTGCTAGGAAATTTAAACGAAAAGACAGATCTCTATTAGAGGTAGAAGTATCTGCAAAACTTCAAAAAGATGGTAAAATACTTGCCATTGCACGTGATGTAACAAAACGTAAGGAAGCAGAAAGAAAACTTAAAGAAAGTGAATACTATTTAAGGCAATCTCAAACAGTTGCCAATATTGGCTCGTATGTATTGGATTTAAACACTGGTACCTGGGAAGGTTCTGCAGTATTAAATAATATTTTTGGTATCCCAGAGACCTATGTAAAAACAATAGAAAGTTGGGGCCATCTTATTCATCCGGATGAGAAAGACGAGATGTTAAATTATTTTAAAAAAGGCATTGGAAGTAATGTAAGATTTAATAAAGAATATAGGCTGTTGAAGCCGAATACAAAAGAAGAAATATGGGTACATGGTATAGGAGAGTGGATTTTTGATAAGGATGGAAATGCCATAAAGTTAATTGGTACCATGCAAGATATTACCGAACGTAGAAAAGCAGAAACAGACTTAAAACTAGCTAAAGAGTTTAATGACAAGCTAGTTATGTCTATGCAAGAAGGCTTGCTAATTCTTGACATGTCTGGTAACATTATTAAAGTAAACGATTCTTTGTGTAAGCTTCTTGGCTACTCAAAAAAAGAACTTATTGGATTAGAGCTTCCATACCCGTTTGCCAAAGCGGAAGACTTTGTTAAAATACAGGAAATAAAAGCAAAAGTAGCAAAAGATAAAGCACCTTCTTTTCAGTTAGAATTTGTGAAAAAAAATGGCACTCCATTTTTGGCCTCTTTTTTATCAGGTACTATTAAAAATGATAATGGGGATGTGATAGCTATTTTTGCAACCATTAAAGATATCTCTGAAGAAGAAAAAGCAAAGAAAGTTTTAGAAGATAATGCCCAAAAATCATTAGAAAGAAAAAATGTTATTATCGAACTAGCTAGCCTAGTAGGTACAGACTATAAAGAAGCATTAAATAAAATTACTGCACTATCTGCAAAAACATTAAATGTAGAAAGAGGAAGTATTTTTAAATTTAATAAAGAAAAAACAGAAATAATCTGCGAAAAATTATACACTCGAAAAAGTGATGATTTTGAAAGCGGACAAGTACTTAGCGGAATAGGGAACGAAAGATTTTTTGATACCTTAATAAAAAATACAATAGTTGCCGCTTCCCATGCCTTAACACATGAGCTTTCAGTAGGATTTATTACAGATTACCTCATTCCATTAAATATAAAATCTAAATTAAGTATTCCTATTCAAGGTATCGATGAAGTGTACGGAATTTTATGTTTCGAAGAAGTAGGTAATACACATCTATGGACTACAGATGAAGAAGAATTTGCAACTTCTATTGCTAATTTGGTCTCTTTAATGATTCAAAGTGCAGAAAGAAAATTGGCAGAAAAAGCATCTATTTTAGCGAACAATCAACTTACAATAGCCAATAAGGAGCTACATCGTTTACGCAACCAATTAGAACAAGAAAATGTATACCTAAGAAATGAGTTAGATCTAGTATTTAATTATGAAGAAATGGTTTATGGTAGTACTGAGTTTAGTACTGTTTTAACAGAAGTAGAAAAGGTAGCACCAACAAATGCCACTGTCTTGCTTTTAGGAGAATCTGGAACAGGAAAGGAATTGCTAGCCAGAGCTGTTCATAACACGAGTTTACGTAACAATAAACCGTTAATTAAAGTAAATTGTTCTGCAATTCCAAGAGAGCTGATTGAAAGTGAATTGTTCGGACATAAAAAAGGGTCTTTTACAGGTGCAATTAGTGATAAAATAGGAAAATTTGAATTGGCAGATAAAGGAACTTTGTTTTTAGATGAAATAGGAGAGCTACCATTAGATATGCAACCTAAAATATTAAGATTTTTACAAGAGGGAGAAATTGAAGTTGTTGGTGGCACCACAGGATTAAAAAAATTAGATGTTAGAGTTATTGCTGCTACCAATCGAAATCTAAAAGACGCTATTGAAAAAAAGGAGTTTAGAGAAGATTTATATTTCCGTCTAAATGTGTTTCCAATAGAAGTACCTCCTTTAAGAGGTAGAAAAGATGACATTCCTTTACTGGTAGAGCATTTTGTAGATAAATTTAATAAAGCTTACGGAAAAAGTATTAAATATATTACAGATGATGCAATGAGTCAGTTAAAAGCATATAAATGGCCCGGAAATATTAGAGAGTTAGAAAATCTAATTGAGCGAGCTTCTATTTTATCAAACACAGATACACTAGTTATCCCAGGTTTTGAGTCTTCTACACAAAAAGCAAAACCAATCAATAATAAAGATTTAAGTTTAGATGCTGTACAACGTAATCACATCATACAAGTGCTAGAACAATGTAAATGGAAAATTAGTGGACCTCATGGAGCTGCAGTTGTATTAAATTTAAAAGCAAGTACCTTGCGTGATAGAATGACCAAACTAAACATAAAAAAAATAAAATAA
- a CDS encoding T9SS type A sorting domain-containing protein: MRSKHFLFYCLLLFNFLCSYAQIVNKGILQITASTDVYFENEYTNKNTGTHKSNGNLYLNNNFINNGTTSSASGTTYFKSITNPLVTISGTSKAINFNNLEIDITATNTKGVSVANGFALNVENSLNLKSGDVRLTGEAQLIQTHLGADANTIGFGKVLIDQQGYASAYKFNYWSSPINNSGVFSLVSGKFDGTDASINPFNPQEMLFSAGSPYNGLPSAVDGNNNVISALTINTRWIYKYLQSGGWVSLNNNSSLNPGEGYIMKGTNTLLADQNYTYYGAPNNGDYSAPINSGEESLLGNPYPSALDADQFINDNILLFDTLYFWVDGGSTSHNKTTYLGGYAMRNLSGGTPPSIALSSPGGLGNSSSVAPPTQYVSVAQGFFVTGLSNGSILFKNSQRAFKKESSEDAHFYRADDTEVNTKENKAIGADNQYIRLGYQDPEGFHRQLLLAFLPDTSADIHYNFGYDAIIIDNRADDLFFVIDNDLNNTFAIQGVHNFNKALEFPLGLFISETGSHEIMIDEVDNFENTIYLKDNVLNTTHNLSDSNFQVNLPIGEYLDRYSLVFLPQESLSVSDDKLLSIGVFYDGNKHIVLNNTARVKIESIKIFNVLGQEVLSRNKNLNNKDKLQIPFNQSKGIYIANIKTSNGKLTKKILNY, translated from the coding sequence ATGAGAAGTAAACACTTTCTTTTTTACTGCCTGCTTCTATTTAACTTTTTATGCAGTTATGCACAAATAGTAAATAAAGGCATATTGCAGATTACAGCATCCACAGATGTGTATTTTGAAAACGAATACACGAATAAAAATACTGGAACCCACAAAAGCAACGGAAACCTTTATTTAAACAATAATTTTATAAATAACGGAACCACGTCATCCGCATCAGGAACCACCTATTTTAAAAGCATCACAAACCCATTAGTAACTATTTCAGGTACTTCAAAAGCTATTAATTTTAATAATCTAGAAATAGATATAACAGCGACAAACACAAAAGGAGTATCTGTAGCAAATGGTTTTGCACTAAATGTAGAGAACTCCTTAAATTTAAAGAGTGGAGATGTTCGGTTAACTGGTGAAGCCCAACTTATTCAAACACATTTAGGTGCAGACGCAAATACAATAGGCTTTGGTAAGGTTTTAATAGACCAACAAGGATACGCCTCGGCTTATAAGTTTAATTACTGGTCGTCACCAATAAATAATAGTGGTGTATTTTCTTTAGTAAGTGGTAAGTTTGATGGTACAGATGCTAGTATTAATCCATTTAATCCACAAGAAATGCTATTTAGCGCTGGTTCTCCATACAATGGATTACCATCGGCAGTAGACGGTAATAATAACGTAATCAGCGCTTTAACCATAAACACCCGATGGATTTATAAATATTTACAAAGCGGTGGCTGGGTTTCTTTAAATAATAATAGTAGTTTAAATCCTGGTGAAGGCTATATCATGAAAGGAACAAATACGCTTTTGGCAGATCAAAATTACACCTATTATGGCGCACCAAACAATGGCGACTATTCAGCACCAATAAATTCTGGAGAAGAATCTTTGTTAGGCAACCCATATCCTTCTGCTTTAGATGCAGATCAATTTATTAATGATAACATATTGCTTTTTGATACGCTTTATTTTTGGGTAGATGGAGGTTCAACCTCACATAATAAAACAACTTATTTAGGTGGTTATGCTATGCGTAATTTATCTGGAGGCACCCCTCCATCGATTGCATTATCGTCCCCAGGAGGTTTAGGTAATTCCTCTAGTGTAGCGCCACCTACACAATATGTGTCTGTAGCTCAAGGTTTTTTTGTTACTGGCCTATCAAACGGGTCTATTCTTTTTAAAAATTCGCAAAGAGCATTTAAAAAAGAATCTTCAGAAGATGCCCATTTTTATAGAGCTGATGACACAGAAGTAAATACAAAAGAAAATAAAGCGATTGGTGCTGATAATCAATACATCAGATTAGGCTATCAAGATCCCGAAGGATTTCATAGACAATTACTTTTGGCTTTTTTACCAGATACTAGTGCAGATATTCACTATAATTTTGGCTATGATGCCATAATAATTGACAACAGAGCAGACGATCTATTTTTTGTAATTGACAACGACTTAAATAATACGTTCGCTATTCAAGGTGTTCATAATTTTAATAAAGCATTAGAGTTTCCTTTAGGATTATTTATTTCGGAAACTGGTTCTCATGAAATTATGATTGATGAAGTAGATAATTTTGAAAACACCATTTATTTAAAAGACAATGTTTTAAACACTACACATAATTTAAGCGACTCCAACTTTCAAGTGAATTTACCAATAGGAGAGTATTTAGATAGGTACTCTTTAGTTTTTTTACCCCAAGAATCTTTATCGGTTTCCGATGATAAACTCTTAAGTATAGGTGTTTTTTATGATGGCAATAAACACATTGTACTGAATAATACCGCTAGAGTTAAAATAGAAAGCATAAAAATATTCAACGTTCTAGGGCAAGAAGTTTTAAGCAGAAATAAAAATCTAAACAATAAAGATAAGCTGCAAATACCGTTTAACCAAAGCAAAGGAATTTATATAGCAAATATAAAAACGAGTAACGGCAAATTAACTAAAAAAATATTAAATTATTAA
- a CDS encoding thioesterase family protein encodes MITDVFQLRPRYGEVDKMGYVYHANYVTFCHQARNELLRKLGLDEVKLEENQIMLPVISFDIKYRKPAHFDELITIKTTIREMPKVRFSFYFEVKNEQNVLLCKAKSDVVFVDIQSRLPQKIPSFVEKILTTNFETINRLN; translated from the coding sequence ATGATAACTGATGTATTTCAATTGAGGCCTCGTTACGGAGAAGTTGATAAAATGGGGTATGTATATCATGCAAATTACGTAACTTTTTGCCATCAAGCTCGTAATGAATTATTGCGGAAATTGGGTTTAGATGAGGTTAAATTAGAGGAGAACCAAATAATGCTTCCAGTAATTTCTTTTGATATAAAGTATAGAAAACCAGCTCACTTTGATGAGCTTATCACTATAAAAACAACTATTAGAGAAATGCCAAAAGTTCGCTTTAGTTTTTATTTTGAAGTAAAGAATGAACAAAATGTACTTTTATGCAAGGCGAAATCAGATGTTGTTTTTGTGGATATTCAGTCGCGTTTACCTCAAAAAATTCCTAGTTTTGTCGAAAAGATACTCACAACCAATTTTGAAACGATAAATAGATTAAATTAA
- the ribA gene encoding GTP cyclohydrolase II, whose protein sequence is MSATIIQGERVQLPTKYGHFELIPFQEKESGLEHMALIKGKFTPNEPVLTRFHSACATGDLFGSLRCDCGDQLIEAMKMIEKNGSGIIVYLQQEGRGIGLMNKMKAYKLQELGMDTVEANLELGFAADERDYKVGTDILCALGIQKVNLLTNNPDKIIGLEQNGIQVVERVSLIIPSNPFNKFYLDTKESQMGHQLNNDKSKNKCYDN, encoded by the coding sequence ATGTCTGCAACTATTATACAAGGAGAAAGAGTTCAGTTACCTACCAAATATGGGCATTTTGAGTTGATTCCATTTCAAGAAAAGGAAAGTGGTCTTGAGCATATGGCGCTTATAAAAGGAAAATTTACGCCAAATGAACCTGTGCTAACACGGTTCCATTCTGCTTGTGCTACCGGAGATTTATTTGGGTCTTTAAGATGCGATTGTGGAGATCAGCTTATAGAAGCAATGAAAATGATTGAAAAGAATGGAAGCGGAATTATTGTGTATTTACAACAAGAGGGCAGAGGAATTGGTCTAATGAATAAGATGAAAGCGTATAAGCTACAAGAATTAGGGATGGATACGGTAGAGGCAAACCTAGAATTAGGCTTTGCTGCAGACGAAAGAGATTATAAAGTTGGTACAGATATTCTTTGTGCTCTTGGTATACAAAAAGTAAACTTGTTAACTAATAATCCTGATAAAATTATTGGGTTAGAACAAAACGGTATTCAGGTTGTAGAGCGTGTTTCATTAATAATACCTTCAAACCCATTCAATAAATTTTATTTAGACACTAAAGAGAGTCAAATGGGACATCAATTGAATAATGATAAATCAAAAAATAAATGCTATGATAACTGA
- a CDS encoding NifB/NifX family molybdenum-iron cluster-binding protein codes for MKKIAIPITKDNRVEDHFGRCKFYEIYTFSDANEIIDLQLLESDGKCGCKSNIVSVLVKEGVTFMLAGNIGDSAMSKLVVAGIGVIRGCSGKSADVILEFVDGKITDNGVGCASHSHKHKKGHAHSCNH; via the coding sequence ATGAAAAAAATAGCAATACCCATTACAAAAGACAATAGAGTAGAAGATCATTTTGGACGATGTAAGTTCTATGAAATCTATACGTTTTCTGATGCCAATGAAATTATAGACTTGCAATTACTAGAATCTGATGGAAAATGTGGATGCAAATCTAATATTGTTAGTGTTTTGGTAAAAGAAGGTGTAACATTTATGTTAGCAGGTAATATAGGCGATAGCGCAATGAGTAAATTGGTGGTTGCAGGTATTGGTGTAATACGCGGTTGTTCTGGTAAATCTGCAGACGTTATTTTAGAATTTGTTGATGGCAAAATTACGGATAATGGCGTTGGTTGTGCAAGTCATAGTCACAAACACAAAAAAGGTCATGCACATTCATGTAATCATTAA
- a CDS encoding DUF5320 family protein: MPNFDRKGPEDLGPKTGMKLGKCRKTKSDTDAFPINRPFGKGRRKKDNTRTIIKMND; the protein is encoded by the coding sequence ATGCCAAATTTTGATAGAAAGGGCCCTGAGGATTTAGGTCCGAAAACAGGAATGAAACTAGGAAAATGTAGAAAAACAAAATCAGATACGGATGCATTTCCGATAAATAGACCCTTTGGAAAAGGCAGACGTAAAAAAGATAATACGAGAACAATAATAAAAATGAATGATTAG
- a CDS encoding DUF134 domain-containing protein, with protein sequence MPRPKKKRKVDHPPKMLGFKPFGIRFCDTEHVDMQYEEYEAVKLVVYDNLSQGDAAEKMGVSRPTLTRIYNSALKKIAQGFVEGKSIIIKGGNFEFDKDWYKCKTCFKLIDSVKNPTACGDCATNDKDELVNLNE encoded by the coding sequence ATGCCGAGACCTAAAAAGAAAAGAAAAGTAGATCATCCGCCAAAAATGCTTGGTTTTAAGCCTTTTGGAATTCGGTTTTGTGATACGGAACATGTAGATATGCAGTATGAAGAGTATGAAGCTGTTAAATTGGTGGTGTATGATAACCTTTCTCAAGGAGATGCAGCAGAAAAGATGGGAGTTTCTAGGCCTACACTTACTCGGATTTATAACAGTGCTTTAAAAAAAATTGCACAAGGATTTGTAGAAGGTAAATCGATTATTATTAAAGGAGGAAACTTCGAATTTGATAAAGATTGGTACAAATGCAAAACATGCTTTAAGTTAATTGATAGTGTTAAAAATCCCACAGCATGTGGAGATTGTGCTACCAATGATAAAGACGAATTAGTGAATCTAAATGAATAA
- a CDS encoding L-threonylcarbamoyladenylate synthase: MSIISKDIQKAIHLLTNEELVAIPTETVYGLAGNIFSEKAIKSIFSTKKRPFFNPLIVHIPSIDSLDGIVTHIPEKAKLLAASFWPGSMTLVLKKNKNIPDIITAGKDTVAVRVPNHPVTLELLRQLPFPLAAPSANPFGSISPTKPAHVERYFKDDIKMVLDGGSCTNGIESTIIGFIDDEPIIYRLGALAIEDIEAVVGKVPIKNNKEQSPDAPGMLARHYAPATRTFLVDDIATEVKKHVGKKIGVLPFKNSLDDASLTEIILSEKGSMHEAASKLYDSLHELDHLALDVIIAERFPEFGLGKSINDRLQRATFSL, encoded by the coding sequence ATGAGCATCATTTCTAAAGACATACAAAAAGCCATACATTTATTAACCAATGAAGAATTGGTTGCTATACCCACAGAAACAGTTTATGGTTTAGCTGGTAATATTTTTAGCGAAAAAGCGATAAAAAGTATTTTTTCTACTAAAAAACGTCCATTTTTTAATCCATTAATTGTACATATTCCTTCTATTGATTCTTTAGACGGAATTGTAACTCACATTCCTGAAAAGGCAAAATTATTAGCAGCTTCTTTTTGGCCAGGATCTATGACCTTGGTTTTAAAAAAGAACAAAAATATTCCTGATATTATTACTGCTGGTAAAGATACCGTTGCCGTTCGTGTACCGAATCATCCAGTAACTTTAGAATTATTAAGACAATTACCATTTCCATTAGCCGCACCAAGTGCAAATCCTTTTGGAAGTATAAGCCCCACAAAACCAGCACATGTAGAACGTTATTTTAAAGATGATATAAAAATGGTGTTAGATGGCGGATCTTGTACAAACGGAATTGAATCTACCATTATTGGCTTTATAGATGATGAACCCATTATTTACCGATTAGGCGCATTGGCCATAGAAGATATTGAAGCTGTGGTAGGCAAAGTTCCTATTAAAAACAACAAAGAACAAAGTCCGGATGCTCCAGGCATGTTGGCAAGACATTATGCGCCTGCTACTCGTACTTTTTTGGTTGATGATATTGCGACCGAGGTTAAAAAACATGTAGGTAAAAAAATTGGTGTACTACCTTTTAAAAACTCTTTGGATGATGCGTCTCTGACAGAAATTATTCTATCAGAAAAAGGGTCTATGCATGAAGCTGCTTCTAAATTATACGATTCTCTACATGAGTTAGATCATCTAGCATTAGATGTAATTATTGCAGAAAGATTCCCTGAGTTTGGTTTAGGAAAATCGATTAACGACCGTTTGCAACGTGCCACTTTTAGCCTTTAA
- a CDS encoding RluA family pseudouridine synthase yields the protein MNYFQKFQADISDIELPKKFTFPFYYQPHQLAKIAVNELQEYLENQTDFTHNFGLFETENNELPIGKMFGVLIVKNKQNEIGYLAAFSGKLADKSLPEKFVPPVFNMRTEGSFYIKGEKEIDQINAQLSLLKKDKNYLKLKKSFLKTSKEIETDLVLERKKLKLQKKDRKARKTTGQSNLNEVDFNALNKKLVQESFNDQFYYKELVAYYEDKITKKRTELALFEDKIASLKKDRKEKSNYLQQTLFSKYAFLNKEKEERNLLDIFNNPAIKPPAGSGECSAPKLLQHAFLNEYTPISMAEFWWGISPNSAIRKHKNFYPACQGRCKPILTHMLEGIAMDENLLLENLAEKQELEIIYEDDVLLVVNKPTEFLSVPGKDISDSVYTRIKEKYPDATGPLIVHRLDMSTSGILLLTKTKEANKVLQSQFINRTVKKRYVALLDGNLTEEKGKIKLPLRVDLDDRPKQLVDFVHGKNAETDWKIIKRENGKTRVHFYPITGRTHQLRVHAAHKKGLNTPIVGDDLYGTKENRLHLHAEFIEFSHPTTHKKMSFTVAPNF from the coding sequence TTGAATTATTTCCAAAAATTTCAAGCAGATATTTCTGACATTGAACTTCCTAAAAAATTTACTTTTCCGTTTTATTACCAACCTCATCAACTTGCAAAAATTGCAGTAAATGAGTTGCAAGAGTATTTAGAAAATCAAACGGATTTTACACATAATTTCGGACTTTTTGAAACAGAAAATAATGAGCTGCCCATTGGAAAAATGTTTGGGGTTTTAATCGTTAAAAATAAACAAAATGAAATTGGTTATTTAGCTGCTTTTTCAGGGAAATTAGCTGATAAAAGTTTACCAGAAAAATTTGTTCCGCCTGTTTTTAATATGAGAACAGAAGGTAGTTTTTATATTAAAGGAGAAAAAGAGATAGACCAAATAAACGCTCAATTATCTCTTTTAAAAAAGGATAAAAATTATTTAAAACTGAAGAAATCTTTTTTAAAAACATCCAAAGAAATTGAAACGGATTTAGTACTGGAAAGAAAAAAATTAAAACTTCAAAAAAAAGATAGAAAGGCTAGAAAAACAACCGGACAATCAAACTTAAATGAAGTTGATTTTAATGCTCTTAATAAAAAGTTAGTTCAAGAAAGTTTTAACGACCAGTTTTATTACAAAGAATTGGTAGCATACTACGAAGATAAAATCACTAAAAAAAGAACAGAATTAGCTCTTTTTGAGGATAAAATTGCATCTCTAAAAAAAGACAGAAAGGAAAAATCTAATTATCTGCAACAAACTCTTTTTAGTAAATATGCATTTTTGAACAAAGAAAAAGAGGAACGTAATTTATTAGATATTTTTAACAATCCTGCTATAAAACCTCCTGCTGGTTCAGGTGAATGTTCTGCTCCTAAATTATTACAACACGCTTTTCTAAATGAGTATACACCTATTTCTATGGCAGAATTTTGGTGGGGAATTTCGCCAAACTCGGCAATTAGAAAACATAAAAACTTTTATCCTGCCTGCCAAGGCAGATGCAAACCTATTTTAACACACATGTTAGAAGGTATTGCTATGGATGAAAATTTATTGTTAGAAAATTTAGCTGAAAAACAAGAATTAGAAATCATTTATGAGGATGATGTTTTATTAGTTGTAAATAAACCAACAGAGTTTTTATCTGTACCCGGAAAAGATATTTCCGACTCTGTGTATACTCGAATTAAGGAGAAATATCCAGACGCTACAGGACCTTTAATTGTACACCGATTAGACATGTCTACTTCTGGAATTTTATTATTGACCAAAACAAAAGAAGCTAATAAAGTACTACAAAGTCAGTTTATAAATAGAACTGTAAAGAAGCGTTACGTTGCTTTATTAGACGGAAACTTAACCGAAGAAAAAGGAAAAATAAAACTCCCTTTACGTGTAGATTTAGACGACAGACCCAAACAATTGGTAGATTTTGTTCATGGAAAAAATGCTGAAACCGATTGGAAAATCATCAAAAGAGAAAACGGAAAGACAAGAGTTCATTTTTATCCTATTACAGGACGAACACATCAATTGAGAGTTCATGCAGCTCATAAAAAAGGACTAAACACCCCTATTGTTGGTGACGACTTGTATGGTACCAAAGAAAACAGGTTGCATTTACATGCAGAATTTATTGAATTCTCTCATCCGACAACCCATAAAAAAATGAGCTTTACTGTAGCTCCAAATTTTTAG